A stretch of Miscanthus floridulus cultivar M001 chromosome 13, ASM1932011v1, whole genome shotgun sequence DNA encodes these proteins:
- the LOC136501566 gene encoding histone H2B.1-like: MAPKAEKKPAAKKPAEEEPATEKAPAGKKPKAEKRLPAGKEGGEKKGKKKAKKSVETYKIYIFKVLKQVHPDIGISSKAMSIMNSFINDIFEKLAAEAAKLARYNKKPTITSREIQTSVRLVLPGELAKHAVSEAVTQEVALVGDEIWHTAKCEPFCDSSLCWKHQHGFSFERLGSFQLPGRDVLRMSKAQNLGGSFGSHAKFLLWRRV; encoded by the coding sequence ATGGCGCCCAAGGCCGAGAAGAAGCCCGCGGCGAAGAAGCCGGCGGAAGAGGAGCCGGCGACGGAGAAGGCCCCGGCGGGGAAGAAGCCCAAGGCCGAGAAGCGGCTCCCGGCCGGCAAGGAAGGCGGCGAgaagaaagggaagaagaaggcgaAGAAGTCGGTGGAGACGTACAAGATCTACATCTTCAAGGTGCTGAAGCAGGTGCACCCGGACATCGGCATCTCGTCCAAGGCCATGTCCATCATGAACTCCTTCATCAACGACATCTTCGAGAAGCTGGCGGCGGAGGCGGCCAAGCTGGCGCGGTACAACAAGAAGCCCACCATCACGTCCCGCGAGATCCAGACCTCCGTCCGCCTCGTCCTCCCTGGCGAGCTCGCCAAGCACGCCGTCTCCGAGGCCGTCACACAAGAGGTTGCCTTGGTGGGAGATGAGATTTGGCACACAGCAAAATGCGAGCCGTTCTGCGATTCCTCACTGTGCTGGAAACATCAACATGGCTTCAGTTTCGAGCGTCTTGGTTCTTTTCAACTGCCTGGGCGCGATGTCCTCAGAATGTCGAAAGCCCAAAATCTTGGCGGGAGTTTCGGAAGCCACGCTAAATTTTTGCTTTGGCGCCGAGTTTAG
- the LOC136499012 gene encoding uncharacterized protein: protein MAHNLAVTLFILAVCVAVMATPFVYATKSPTSTTAKGHEETKEGDAPAKAPEAATKGSAKDNKAGTKGDALVKTPDAATKGSSKDHKADAKGDALAKASEAATKGSAKVPKANAKGAAAKGPGAPMSWPDGGPEFVEMVIKNPFLKTTSPSSDGLPIDPTPEGSMT from the coding sequence ATGGCGCACAACCTTGCCGTCACATTGTTCATTCTAGCGGTCTGTGTCGCCGTGATGGCGACACCATTCGTTTATGCGACCAAATCTCCGACGAGCACAACAGCCAAGGGACATGAAGAAACCAAAGAAGGGGATGCACCCGCCAAGGCGCCTGAAGCCGCCACCAAGGGGTCTGCTAAGGACAACAAAGCAGGCACTAAGGGGGATGCGCTCGTCAAGACGCCCGATGCAGCCACCAAAGGGTCATCCAAGGACCACAAAGCAGACGCTAAGGGGGATGCGCTCGCCAAGGCTTCTGAGGCAGCCACCAAGGGGTCTGCCAAGGTCCCCAAAGCAAACGCTAAAGGGGCTGCTGCAAAAGGCCCTGGAGCACCCATGTCATGGCCGGATGGGGGGCCTGAGTTCGTTGAAATGGTCATAAAAAACCCCTTCTTGAAAACCACATCACCATCAAGTGATGGCCTCCCCATTGACCCGACTCCAGAAGGTAGCATGACCTAA